One genomic region from Amblyraja radiata isolate CabotCenter1 chromosome 17, sAmbRad1.1.pri, whole genome shotgun sequence encodes:
- the ciao2b gene encoding cytosolic iron-sulfur assembly component 2B has product MAAGPQLENANPLIFGRSCERTLTARDLDEREPDAIDGREIFDLIRSINDPEHPLSLEELNVVEQLRVNVADEESSVSVSFTPTIPHCSMATLIGLSIKVKLLRSLPARFKVDVHITPGTHASEQAVNKQLADKERVAAALENGHLLEVVNQCLSARL; this is encoded by the exons ATGGCGGCGGGGCCGCAGCTGGAGAACGCGAACCCGCTGATCTTCGGCCGCAGCTGCGAGCGGACACTCACCGCCCGCGACCTGGACGAGCGGGAGCCCGACGCCATCGACGGCCGGGAGATCTTTG ATCTGATCAGATCAATTAACGACCCTGAACACCCGCTAAGCCTGGAGGAGCTAAATGTCGTGGAACAACTTCGTGTGAAT GTGGCCGACGAGGAGAGCAGCGTGTCTGTGTCATTCACCCCCACCATCCCTCACTGCAGCATGGCCACACTCATCGGCTTATCCATCAAAGTCAAGTTGCTGCGATCCCTGCCTGCACGCTTCAAG GTGGACGTTCACATAACTCCAGGCACACATGCCTCGGAACAGGCAG TGAACAAGCAGCTGGCAGACAAGGAACGAGTGGCAGCGGCGCTGGAGAACGGCCACCTGCTGGAGGTGGTCAACCAGTGCCTGTCGGCGCGGCTCTGA